A segment of the Macrobrachium nipponense isolate FS-2020 chromosome 4, ASM1510439v2, whole genome shotgun sequence genome:
GGACTTAAATGACTTTTTGTATAAGTAACTTAACAAGTAATTAATTGCTAATGTTTCTAACTTGTGCGGCAACTTTTTAACATTTGCGGTAGTGCTTCTGTTTTTGTCCAGGTGTCAGTCCCCTCCTGCTATCAGGGAACATGGGAAACAACCTGGCAGGTAagctcaatttgtttctgctggcttCGATGTAAACATCTGCATCATTTGCAGCAGCTCTTTAATTAACCAGTGGTTATTtcatatttggtgaagtacaattAGTATACTTGGTTTTTTGTTGTCCAGCAGGATATATTAAATAGTTTGTTATCATAGTTTTGAGTAATTTTCTGGTTTTTTCGGAATTACGACAGATTCTAGCAGTTCGAGTGTTCGCTGTTGCAGCGAGGGCTGTAAGACTAGGCTCATAAAAGCTTTCTATGATCCTCATAGTAAATGTAGGGGGTAATGAATGGACCTGTAATGAATGTCCTTCATGGGATAATAAGCAGTGGAAGATTCTCAAATATCACTTAGACAAATTAGAGGAAATAGGAAGAGGAAAGCAGGTTCTAGAGCCAATGAAGAGTCTCAGAGTGTAGTAACTACGATAAATCTAGTTTAGAAGTTAGTCCTATTGCTCTTCCCACTACTCTGTTCCTACTGTTTCTCCCATTCCTTGCCCGCCTACTGAACAACCTCCTACTCCCGTGCCTGGCTCCCTTGCTTCCGATGCCAATACCATCGCCAGTCTCGAATCCAGGTTTGAAAAGAAGATTAACCTAGTCGTAAGTATGGTTGCAGAATTAGGAGTTTCCATGAAAGTGATCAGAGAGTAGAAGTGTTTTCTGATAAAGTGATCAGTGATAGTGCTGTGGCCAGTGGAGTATATTCATCAGTTATCTTCAAGCCCTTCTAATGACTACAACATGGACAGGAGGTACCACAAACAATACTTGGACTCTTCCAGGCAGCTTTAGCGCCCTTCCAAGAATCATGGTCGCCGTCTCGAACCACTGCCTATTAAGCGATATAAGCAGTCCAATTGTAGTCCACAGCCTTCTTGTAGTTATGCTGTGGACTTCTATCTCTGCTTCTGTCCATCAACATCCACATGGGATAGTCCAGATGCCTTCTCACCTAAGTACCCAATGGCTGAGTACCCTCACCCGTCTCCCAACCGCCCATCGTCAGTTCATAAGTGCTCGATGTCTGCTTCCAAACGTCTGGTGCTACATCCCGAGTGCCCAGCACCCACTTCCGACCCTTCCCAGGCACCCATCGCCTCATTCATTTGATCAGAGACTGCGATCTCCTTTGCCTTCTGATCATGACGATCCTACTCTGGCTCCTGTTAAGCAGCAGATAGCCCAAATTATGGAGTTACTAAAGAAAGCTCCCTCCTGAGTTACTAAAGAGAGCTCCCTCCACTCACAAGCCTCCTCAGGGTGATATTTTGTCCCTGGTCTCCTCAGAAAAAGAAATggctgaacaagaatttgcacCTCCTTCGACTTATGCTGCCTTATTGTGGTACCTTTTAGTGATTTTTCCCTCATTTTTTACTGCAGCTGCCCCATCTTTGCATACTTTGACATTTTTAACAAGAAATCAAATGGATGACAGGACAAGACTTCCCAAGATGGTCCTTTCATCCTCCTCTAAGAAATGCTTCAGAGATTGGAGACTGGCTTTCAACCAAAAGGAAGCTGGACAAAGCATCTTTTGCTTTTCCGCCCTCTTGTTTAATTCACAGGAGGTACTTATCTTACATGACTGGTGGAGCTTCTTCTTTGGGAGTTGTTGCCTCCCCCCAAGGGGACTTCTTTGGTCTAATTGACATGTTGCGCCGTCCTGCATTGTCATCGGTAAAGATCATGTTTTCTTCTGCAGAACTAGTTCATCTAGTAGtcaaagacagttttaaagtCTTCAAAGTACTTAGCTCCCTGGACTGGATGGTAAGCGCACTGGCCAAGAAAATAGGCGACTACATACCAGGATCTACTGGGAGATATCACCTCAGTCTGGCTCTGGGTTCTGTCCTGTGTCGACAAAGCCATTAGAGATGGTTCTCTAGAGCTTTGTGCTCTAGTTACCTTTGGAATATTGAAGGAAAGAGAGCTGTGGTGCTATATTTCCAAGGGAGTTACAAAGACTCAGAAGTCTGCCCTGTTGTTCTCGCCCCTAGACCAGAATCATCTCTTCCCTCTAAACAGTAAGGGGAATTGTATCAGATTTGCAAAAGAAATGTATGCAAGATTTGTTAGCTCAGTCGTCTAGGCGTTCCAAGGAATCAACTGCTTTTCAAACTAGGACTACCTCACCCCTGCAGCAACAGTCCTTTCATGAGATCTCATGATATTGGAGTGGTGTCGACCTCTTTGGCTTTCAGACATTATGTCCTTGACTTTCATTATGCCCAGGTTCTGATATTCTGGGGAACATGAAGGTACATGTATTGTATAGCAGTGTACCTTTATCTTTTCAAGTATACTATTAAATTTTTGTTGACTGTCATTTTTGGGGCTTTCAGACCCAGGCACAAAGGTCCTTTCACACAACTTGTCTCATTCTCAGTGAATTGAAGCAGTTTTTTCTACTGCTTTTCACTGCACGTACACATACAAGAGCCTTGCTCCCTTAATGGAATACAACTTCTGGCAGCAGTTAGATCCtgaaaggattccagatcaggtagGAATGCTTtggatttaatttaaaaaattttagctTGCTTGGCTGAGcggattttgtctagctgcactacccacgatcttcttaatgtgggaatcggcTATCTTTAACAGTAGTTAAGATTCATCCCAaggattttcaaaataaaatttactatttGGATACTTTCATACTGTTAAAGTCGACCCTGCCCAatctccccacaacttagtggagAGTATTCTAACGAGCTAAAACGTTTGAAACATACCTGGTGGAGAAATGTGTACAAGATAAATCTTCAAGGTCAACCATTCAATCTTTCATTTGAATGCTGACTCATCTATTGGTGCAAAGatataagctatctttaacagtaAGTATCCAAACaagaaattttattatgaaaatgtaatttcttctctcttccatctgaccaGGTTGAAACTACCTGACGCCAGTGAGAGGTAAGCAACCTAATATTGTTGGCAAGGCAGAGTGCTTGGAAACATCAACAACAGAACAGTCGGATAACCTTCACATGTGACTACTTTTTGTTATTCTAAACATTATATAAGGTCATGAAATTCTTGCTTTAAGGTTGCAGTAATCTTTGgagtttttatatgattttatgttatatgtacatatattcattgTGCCAAAAATGAATGCAGGATTTGATGTACTGAAAGCACTCGTCAAATACCAGTTAAGATATTAAAATGAATTATGTGATGCTGTTCAAGTTCTGAGAGTCCGTAATTATTGTTGAATACTGCATTTATTGTTACCAGACGTTTATGTTTTAATTTGGTAaactgaaactttattttatatgcCTGGTAAAGTAATTACTTTTAATGTGAAGAAGATCGTTTGTTAtaagaatattgaaaatgaaacaaGATTTTTGCATATATGTGAGAGTTGAACAGTCTGTGATTACAGAGAATGTAGTTGGATTGCAAAAGAgctgcatttcagttcaaaaataataatatgtgaaATTCAAGCTTAACTTGGTCCCCTTTTGAAGTGTATGTGGGAGTACACTGAAATACTTGGAAGCAGACAGTCAATCAGGAAACTTGAAATATTTTGGTATaaccttttgtctttgtatttAACCCATCCCTATGAGTTAAACCAGACCCAGAACCTGCGAGTTTGATTATCAAGGTTAAAATGGAAGCTAAGGATCCATTATCATTTTCTTCTGTCAAGcctgaaaatgaaaattgtatGGATAACCCAAGTTCAGTTACAGATCATAATGATGGCTCATTGCTGTTAGGCCCATCAGTTAAGGTCGAGGTCAAGGCTGACCCAGAAGATTATGAGTTTGGTGAAATGGCAGACAGTGAGAAGGAGTCAGTGATTAGTGACgaagaagaaagcaagaaaataatTGTGGAAGTTTGTAGACCTAAAGAAGAGAAACGGTTCACTTGTACAGAATGTGGAAGTGGCTTTGCAAAAGCACATAACCTCAAAgtacacatgagaactcatactggAGAGAAACCTTACACCTGTGCTGAATGTCAGAGGAGCTTACCAACTAGATAGTCTCCAAAGCTCACATGAGGattcatacaggagagaagccattcaccTGTACTGAATGCGGAAGAAAGTTTTCACAGCCACGTAGTCTTAGAAGGCACATCAAAATTCATACAGGGGAGAAACCCTTTATTTGCCCCAAGTGTGATGGTAGGTTTTCAGAGTCAGATAAACTCAAAAGACACTTAGGAACTCATACTGAAGGTGAGAAACTAGTTTTTTGCCTTGAGTGTGGGAGAAGTTTTCCCAGCCCAGCTTCTCTTAAAAGTCACATGAGAATTCACGCAAAAGAAAAGTCATGCATTAAATGTAATTGCAATTTTGATTCTTCCAAGAGCCTCAAAGAGCACATGAAAACTCACgaaagagagagactgttccTTTGCAACGAATGCGGGAAAAGTTTTTACGAACCAAGTGTTCTGAGAATGCACATGCGTTCTCATACTGGGGAGAGACCATATGCTTGCAAACTGTGTGGCAGTTCTTTTGCTCAGTCAAGTGTTCTTAAAAGGCACATGAGAATTCACACTGGAGAAAGGCCCTATGTTTGCACAGAATGTCCTAGTCAGTTTTCTCATTCAAGTCATCTCAAAACACACATGAGGACTCATACAGGAGAAAAGCCGTTTGCTTGCACTGTATGTCAGAGGTGCTTTACACACTCAGGTCAGCTCAAAGCAcatatgagaactcatacaggagagaaaccatacacTTGTAATGAATGTCAGCGTAGTTTTTCTCTCCTAGATAGTTTGAAAACACACATGAGGACACAtacaggagagaagccatttgCTTGCACAGAATGTCCAAGTACTTTTGCCCAATTAGGTGGTCTGAGAGTGCATATGAAAATtcatactggagaaaagccatttTCTTGCAATGAATGTCAAAGTAGTTTTTTACAGTCAAGTCATCTGAGAAGGCATATGAGAATTCATACGGGAGAGAAGCCTTACTCTTGCAGTGAATGTCATATGAGTTTTTCTCAGTCACATGGTCTTAAAGCTCACTTGAGAATGCATACATAAGGGACTGCagaatatttattgttttgatcCAAGTTGTGAATAAGTTTCACCCAtagattttttgcaaaaaaaactaCGGTAATTTTTCAAAATGGTTCCAAACAGTTATATGTACTTTTTACAGTAAGCATTAGAAATAAGGTTACTGAAATTAACTTTGTCATTAGAAAACACTTCCGATTACCAGTCAGACTTCTGTAGATTGTGTCAGATAAAGGGAAATTAATGTTACAAATGATTCATCATAAATAAAGTTTAGAAACTTATAATACTGTAGTTTAAATGCCTTGGAAAAGACTGTAATTGTGTCAGGAATTGCATTATTATTCAGTCATACTTAAATATAAGTACTACTGTTGGTAGTAGACAATTTAGAAACTTAACCagtcagtacttttttttttctatttagggTCCCAGCTATAGCCCTTATTTACATTTCCATGAAAAGGTATTTCAATTGTTAGTTGGTCTCATATATTCTTATGGTATGATGTAAGGTCTTGGTGTCATATGTTCTTATGTTAAGATGTAAGGTCGTATACTACATACAGATTGTTTGAATCCAAGAGACAGCAAGAGAGTATTGGCCGACAGCCTACAAAGAGTTCTGTGTTGAAGGCGAGATCCCCATATAGTGCTTAGTACTAAATTCAGGCTACAAAGTCTTAAGTTTATACCACTTATTTGAGTTTTAATGACAATTAGAACCCTTTTTTATCTGAAGAATTTTATCATtcttcctacacaaatacaaaccttcacACTTCACATAGGATTTAGCTCGCAAATGCAACCTGAAACAGCCATTCAACTTTCAAACAAGGTCATAGGTAGGGAAGCCCTGTCCACCTTTTTGGTCTGCTCCCCACTTTGTGCTTCTGGCTGCAGTCAGTAAAGATGTCTCAGTAACTCTCTGTCCAACTTGCCATTTAATTTctttccatgcttttttttttttttcctgatatatttgttgaaatggagttgttttttattatgttgCAACCCGGTTACCTCACAGAGAAAACCTAAGATTTTAGCCCCTGTCCAGGGAAGGACAGGCCTTGTAATAGGCTTCTATCCTCAATTGAAGTAGATCCACTTATCCTTTGTGCCTCATGCAGGAAGCATGAATGCAAACAAAGTATTTTATGTTCCGAGTACTATGTCTGGCCATCTGAACAGTGGGCGAAGTTTGCCtggaagaagatgagagagaagatGGTCTCCTGGGTGTCAGCAGAGTGCAATACCCTACCAATGTGTAGAACTAAAGGTTTGAgtgaggaaaaatacaaattactctaTAAATGTGCTACATTGCTGGTGAGAAAATTGCTGCTGGATTGTTTTATATGTTGAAGCATTGCTGCATGCCCTTCTCACAAGACTTGTATGGTTAAGGTATTGGCAGTACTCATTGTCACACAGCTGTTTGAGTAGTCATCCACACATAGTGTATGAAGACCAGAACCACCATTGCTTTCTGTAAGTGGACAGCAAGCCATCTAGGGAGAGTAAGGATACTGATTtaccattttgttcatgaaacttacctgacagatatatatatgctattctccgaagtccgacagaattcaaaactcgcgcacacgcagtggcggccaggtggtagtacccattcccgccgctgggaggcggatatcaggaccattcccattttctattcatatttttttgtcgccggtcggtaacacctgtttacagacctccgcccaggattttttggatttgactcgttctaagtatctggattgacttttggttttgactctggattgttggattggcatacgcgatagtggactgtttttttattttggattggcttttctgtgaacgtgatgtcgggatcaagttcagtgagcttcagagtgtgtgtgaggagtgattgcaaggtgaggctaccgaaatcatcggtagacccccacacagtatgtatgggtgtatgggggcatgtttgtttgttggatgatcgatgcattgaatgcaaaagtttgactgatgatggatggaaggtgtatgagtcctatcgcgtaagttggagcgcgataggatcaggaggtcttcctccaagagcggtttctacgaaggtaagggaagtaacatttctcctattttaacaccagtagaatttgcttcacctaatcctgtgttgttgcctgagggccctggttctgtgtctggagaaggtaatgccctttctctgattctagagtcgttacgcactctagagtccaaagtgttggccctagaaaacggctcaagtaaagtgtgtgatcgtgcccctagtgtttgtggagggggcgtcagatcggccccataatgcctctaggcctagacctctatcggactcccaggactcagggagtggtatgtcgaaagccgcaagagggttacggggactcccccaccgatctggcgtcccttcggcaggacctgttgttagttcccaggctgccaaggagcatgctcaggctcgcatccttaggactgttttttttttcgtcctccgaggcgccctccccgtcgcgcaaggggtggagcgctcggagagactcgcgtccgcccgttgaaaaggactttttccgagggaggacgctttacaTCCCCTCTCTCCGTTATCGTTGCGGTCTtctcctgcgtcgtatgacgcgtttcctccacagaagagaggtaggacgtcgtccgaggacgacgctgagagcgcttctctcgcgcctcggagaggcaggttgctgtacctgtgagaaggaaggaggctccctcgcccctcgtcttctcgcaggctcagcccttcacctcctcttcttGTTTCTTCgccaacgaagaatattcttgtgtctcttcaagaccaattgtcggctttaatggctcagaagactcgcccagcagcagttgagcctaaacgtaggaaggacgccgactgcctgtcaagaggacgaggcagtccccttctccgtctcctcgttcgtctctgtctccgcttgcttctcctTCGGAGCTTCCTCGTTCTCGTTCTACgggtaggaagtctcgtggacaggacgcttttcttccctctcgacgtcctgatcagcccgcgcgtccggacgcctttgaggacgctcggcaggacgcttttgaggacgctcggcaggacgcttttgaagacgctcgtcgggatgaTTTTGCTAGACGCTTTGCCTGTTGAGAAAGGCTTTCttcgagagcgcccagaaggacgctttgaaagcgaaagctggacgctttagcggaaagcgtaaggacgctcctctagagcgagtaagagtagcctctcttgacgctcagcgcggtcaagacgctcttcgttcttcgagctctaaggatcgacagaaggtcggtcgctttgaagaagcTGATATCAGtaatcctcgaaagcctttgttgaaggctagacccgttgggcgcacgccctctccagaggtgcaATCTCCTTTGGTCCTCTTAGGAGGAGgagagagcttagtagtccggcggactcagttgaggaggaacAGCCTTCAGTTTCGTCTGTGTCCgattacaaggtgctggttcgactgttacgctcttcttttggagagaattccagcctgcagctcccaagtctccaccctctcagtttcgTCATCTAAGTCGTGCAAGGTTCCggagtttgtggaaatgaaaaacttctttgtcccactaagagagcgttcaagaagttttgcaggattggatggaacgtcggaaggatcagggcaagtcgactttcgcccttcctccttcaaggcggcatctggtatgagaccaaaggagaagtaggagttaagattcccgtcgtcttcccaagggtactttgctagtctggtcgatgcaCAGAAGAGGTCTCTTTTATTGAACCGCTAAGATTTCGTGGACGCCTACGggagattgaccatcacatgaaaggtctgttaggACGCttgaggtctttaactttctagactggtggCTTGGGAGTCATGGATCTTCAATCTAGAGTCCTGACTCGTTgagtctggggagctgtccaatgtgttatcctgcatggacaaggccgtcagggatggttcggaagagttagtgtctcatttcggcactgcttttctcaagaagagagcgcttttctgcaactttacagctaggtctgtttctacatcgcagaaagcggagcttctctttgcgcctctttcgagccatctcttccccaggctatggtaaaggacctggcagtgagcctacaggagaaggctaccaggacctcttggcccagtcttcaagacgtcccgcagtccct
Coding sequences within it:
- the LOC135211314 gene encoding zinc finger protein 660-like, producing MEAKDPLSFSSVKPENENCMDNPSSVTDHNDGSLLLGPSVKVEVKADPEDYEFGEMADSEKESVISDEEESKKIIVEVCRPKEEKRFTCTECGSGFAKAHNLKVHMRTHTGEKPYTCAECQRSLPTR